Below is a genomic region from Myxococcaceae bacterium JPH2.
GCCCAGGCAGGAGCGACGCGAGCCGGCGCTTCCAGGCCGGCACCGTGAAGGCCACGCCCGACGGAGTGCCGGTGAGGACCACGTCGCCGCGGGCCAGGAGTCCGTTGGGCGCAGCTCGGGCCGCGAGGGCGAGCAGCTCGCGCGGCGTGGCGATGAGGTCCAGCGTGCGACCGCGCTGTCGGAGTTCGCCGTTGACGGTGAGGGTGAGCGTCACGTCCAAGCACGCATCGACCTGCGGCACCTCGGGCATCCACAGCGTGGGGCCTGGCACCAGGAAGCCCGGGAAGCTCTTCGCCGCGCCCCAGAAGGCCATGCGGTCGGCTCGTCCCTCGCCCAGCACCTGCACTGTGCGCGCCGTCACATCGTTGGCGACGAAGTACCCCACCGGTGGCGCGAAGTCCTCGCGCGCCAGCGACTCAGCCCGCACGTCTTCGAGCAGCAGCAGGCCCAGCTCCACTTCGTAATCCAGGAGCGGAGGCAGCATGGGGAAGCGCGAGGCGAGGCGAGCGGCGAGCGTGTCATCCAAGCGCGACACCGCTTCCACCAGCGCGTCACGCGACGGCGCCGCGACTTCGCTGCCCTCGCGCAGCAGTGACGTCGCCGCCTTGGCGAAGACGGCGGGGCCACCCGACTCGCCTCCTGTCTCGCGCAAGTGGGCCGCGTAGGTGAGCCCCAGCGCGTGCACTCGCCCGGGGGACAGACGCAGCGGCTCGGTGCGTCCCGGCGTCCGCTCCGCGGCAAGCGCGCGCATGAGCGCGGGTGTGACGGGGCGGGCGCGGATCATCCGAGGCCTCCCATCGCGCGCGGCGTGGGCTCGGGGAGCGCGGTGTCGTCCCAACCCAGATAGCGAACGTGCTCCAGCTTCTCCGGCGCGTGGAACTCCAGCGCGCCCACCGTCGAGGTCAACCGGCCCGTCTGTCGCCACGCCGCGAAGGGATGCGGCCGGGAGAACAGCTCCACCTCGCAGCGCGCCACATCGCTCTGCGCCACGTGCACGTCCCAGCCCTCCGGGTCGCGGTACGCGTAGCCCACCAGCGTGCGCGGATCGCACCATGCGCGCCCTCGCATCGCGGCCGTGGCCGAGGCCGTCCGGAAGTGCACCTCGCCCGGGCGCGGCGTCTCCATGCGCGAGAAGAGAATCCCGGGCACCTCGTGGAAGGTGTGCCGCGCGTCGGACGTGCGCAGGTAGATGGGCGTCAACCGAGGCGACAGCGGGCCTCGCTTTGGCAACACCGTGAGCGCCTCCAGACGCGCCTCGGGATCCTCCTGGAAGCGCGGGCAGTACAGCCACGTCAGCTCCTCCAGCCGCCTGCGCCCCCACAGGTGCTTCTGCAATCCGGGCGCGCCGCGCACTTCGTGGCGCTGGCCGTCCACCGTGACGGTGCCTGTGAACGACACATCGTCCTGCGAGTGGTGCACGTGCGTGGTCAGGGGCAACAGGCTCGTGCCCCGAGGCTCGCGCCGCACCGGCACGGCGTCCTCGGGCGAGGAGCGCAGGTCCCACGCGATGGAATGCCCCCCGGAGTCCACGCGGCCATGGCAACGGCCGGGCGCCAGCTCCGACGCGCCGATGCGGATGCCGAAGCGCCCCGTCGTGGAGGCCTCGAAGTCGGTGACGGGATGGATGGACTTGAGCGCCATCGCGGGCGTGGCGTCCGAGGCGCAATCGAAGGCCGCCGCCCACACCGTGGCCCGAGGCTCGCCCGGCGCGCCCGGGGCCGGCGTGAAGAGCGTGTAGCGCAGCCACCAGGCGCGATCGCCCCCGAGGTCCAGCACTACCACGAACCAGATTTCGAAGAACCCGGCCTGCCCCCTCCAGCGCGGCAGGTTGGCGCGCTCACTCGACCGCATGCGACTCCCCCCATCCAGATGACGGTGCGCGTACCACCGGCCCGGCAGCCCTCGCACCGTCGCAGACGCGGTGCGCTCCAGGCAAGGCCCTGGCGGCCGAGTACGGCCTGTTAGAAATCGTCGCCGCCCCAGGTGATGCGGTAGGTGACCGTCTCCTCGTCGAACACGAGCACCTCCACCTGCGTGGCCGGGCCTCCCGCCGCGCGCGCGGTGGCCAGCATGACCCCTTGCTTGAAGTAGCGCAGCATGCCGGGCTCGTTCAGCCAGAGGTCCACCGTGTTGGAGCCGCGCTCGGTGAGCTTGACCTCGGTGTAGTTGTTGCCGGTGCGGAAGCTGTGCTGCGCGCGGCCCAGCACCCGGCGCGTGCCCAACAGCTTGAGCACCCCCAAGAGCGCCCGGCCCACCATCGTGTCGCGGTAGCCGTCAATCATGCGCTCGCCCAAGAGGCGCCACGCCACCGCGTCCGACTCGCCCGGATGGAGTGCCTTGGCCGTGAGCGCCACGCAGCGGATCCACGTCTCCAGCGGGTACGCCGGCAACAAGGGGCGGTCCAGGTCCAGCCCTTCCTTGCGGAGCTGCTCCTTGAGGGCGAACGGCACCCTGCCGTTCAGCCCCCGGACGAAGAGGCCCTCCACGATGGGTGGGAACACGAGACGCTCGGCCATGGCCCCTTCCTGCCCGGGACCGTGAACGCGGGTCAAGTCCCCTTGGGGGCCACGCGCTACACTCCGCGCCTTCTTCGAGGCGGGAGCGGACATGAAGCAGCGAGTCATCGTCATCACGGGAGCGAGCGCCGGCATCGGCGCGGAGCTGGCGCGACGCTGTGGCGAGCAGGGCGCGAAGGTCGTGCTGGCCGCGCGCCGCCTCGCTGAATTGGAGGCCGTAGCGGCCCGCTCTGGCCCCGAAGCCCTCGCGGTCGTCACCGACGTCACACGTCGGGGCGAGGTGGAGCGGCTCCGAGAGCGGGCGTTGGAGCGCTTCGGGCGCATCGACGTCTGGGTGAACAACGCCGGGCGTGGCATCTCGCGCTCGGTGGCGGAGCTGACGGACGAGGACCTGGACTCGATGTGGCGCGACAACGTCCACAGCGCGCTCTATGGCATGCAGGCGGTGCTGCCCCACTTCCAGGCGCGGGGGACGGGGCAGATCGTCAACGTCTCCAGCGAGCTGGGGCGCCTGCCAGTGGTGCCGCCGCGCTCGGCCTACAGCGCGGCCAAGCACGCGCTCAACGCGCTCAGCGCGTGCCTGCGACTGGAGCTGGCGCACACGCACCCGGGCATCATGGTGAGCGTGGTGATGCCGGGCATCGTCGCCACCGAGTTCGGGCTCAACGCGCGAGGCGGCGGCCCGGACTCACGCGCGCTACCCGGGGCCCAGAGCGTCGAGGACGCAACGGGCGCCATCCTCGACGTCATCGCGCACCCAAGGCCCGAGGCCTACACCCGCTCCGGGACCCAGGCGGAAGTGGAGCGCTACTACCGCGACGTAGCCGCGTTCGAGGCCCAGGCACTCGCGCGGCGCCCGTGAGTCACGGCGGAGCGGACGCGCGCGCCGCCTCGGCATCGCTCGCCGAGAGGATGAGCGGGCGCTCCAGGTGCTTGCGATCCCATCGCCCCAGGTCCGCGCAGGCGTCGTAGGTGCTCTGGAAGAAGTCCAGCAGGTAGGCGCGAGGCTCGCTCGCGCGCCGGACGTCATCGTAGGACAGCAAGAACTCCTGGATGCCGGTGTCGTAGCGCGCCGCGTCCGGGCGCACCCGCGCCGCGGAGAAGCCCTCGGGAGCGGGGGCGCCGTAGCAGTAGAAGGCAGCGCCCTTCGTCGCGTCCGAGCCCGGCCAGAAGCCCACGCTGCACACCTCCTCGCAGTAGGACTCCAGGGTGATGAGGTCGGCCCCTGGGCGCTCCGGCGCGCGACGGCCCGAGAAGCGCGTCACGGCGAGATCGAAGCTCCCCCAGAAGAACTGCACGGGGCTGCACTTGCCCGTGAAGCGCGCCCGGAACTCGGTCATCGCCAGATGGGCCTGCACGAGGGCGCGCCACCAACGCTGGACGTATTCCGGATCATAGCTGGCGTGATGCCGGTCCTGACTGAACGGCGTGGTGTCATCCGGAATCTCCACCGGCACATCCCAGATGCTCACCTCGACGCCCAAGGACCGCAGCGTCGCCATGACATCCCGGTAGAACTCCGCCACCGAGCGGGCCTCCAGCGCGAGCGTGCGCGTCTCGCCATTGATGGCGCGGAATGACAGCTCATGGTCGATGAAGTCGAAGTCCACCTCGAAGGCGCCCAGGCCGAAAGGAATCAGGGCGGAGCGCAGCCCGCGCGCCGTCACGCGGAACGTGACGTTCCACCAGTGATTCTCCGGGGGCGTCAGCGCGAGTTGGACCTTGCCGATGACCTGCGTCCAACGATGCAGGGTGGCGAAGGTGTCCTTCCATGCGTCCAATGGCAGCTCAGGCCATGCCTCCTGCAAGGTTTCCACGCCGGGCGTCGATGCGCTGGCCATACGGCTCCTCCCATGGGCCCATGTCTGCCCTTGAGGGTGAGCCCCGCGTCGCCCGTGCGCCAGCGCCCCCAGGCAGAGCGCACACAGGCCGCGCAGACCACGGAGCGCACACTCGCTCGGCCGTTGTCAGTCGAGCGTGTCCACCCATCAGAGCCCGAGGTGAATGGCCGCGAGGTGCACCTTCGACAGGGAGCTGGCAGCGCATCGCCCGACGCCACTCGGCAAGCGGGCGGTACCACCGAGGCTGGCAGCTCGCGCCGCTGACGCCCGCGGCGCCTCCTTCGCGGCGCGCGCGTTCGTGGTGCAGGGAGCGCGACGCTAGGCCGCCCAGCCGCCGCGCCCGGCGCTGACCAGAGCAGCCGCCAGGGCGAGCACGGCCCCGAACCCCAGCCCCATTCGCGGTGCCATGTCGACCGGCGCCAAGGCGAAGAGCAGCGTCATGACGACCGCGCCCAGCGTCTGGCCCACCAGTCGGGCCGTGCCCTGCATGCCACCCGCCGCGCCGCTGCGCTCGCGTGGGGCCGCCAGGAACATGTTGCGGTTGTTGGGCGTCTGGAAGAGGCCGAAGCCCAGACCGCACAGCATGACGATCGGAACCAGGGGCCGCGCATCATCCCGCAGCGGCCAGAGCGCGGCCGCCGCCAGCCCTGTCGAAAGGCACGCACCACCTGCCGCGCACAACCAGCCCGTCGGAACGCGGTGGGCCAGGCGACCCGCGATCGGAGCCACGACGGCCACGGTCAAAGGCCACGGCGTGATGTAGAGCCCGGTCGCCAGGGCGCCGCGCCCCAAGGCGTGCTGCAAGTAGAAGGGCAGCGCCACCATGCCCGCCGCTTGCCCCGCGAAACAACAGACCGAGGCAATCACCGACAGGCGAAACGACGTCGCGCGAAGCAGGTCGAGCGGAATCAGCGGCGCGCTCCGGGGGGCTTCCCTGCGGACCAGGGCCACGAGGCCGAGGACTGCCGAGACCAGCAGGACACTGGCCAGCGACGGTTGTTCGGGTGCCAGCTCGGCGCCGACGACCAGCGCCGCGAAGGCGCCGGCGTTCAGGGCCACGCTGAGCAAGTCCAGGGGTCGCCCGGTGCCCGCCACCTTCGGCAGCGCGCGGCCGGCGAGCGCGACCACCGCCACGCCGAGGGGCACGTTCACCGCAAACAGCCAGGGCCAGCTTCCGACGGACAGGAGCGCCGCCCCGACCGTCGGGCCGGCCGCGGAGGACAGGGCGACGGTCAGCGCATTCCAGCCGATGGCCGCGCCCAGTTGCTCGTGCGAGACGGTGAAGCGCAGCAGCGCGACACCCAACGACATGACGGCGGCTCCGCCCAGGCCCTGGAGGAAGCGGGCCGCGAGCAGCCATTCCAACGACGGCGACAGGGCGCACATCGCCGATGCGGCCGTGAACAGCGTGACGCCCCCGGCGAACACCCGGCGATAGCCCAGGCTCTCCCCCAGCGCGGCACAGGGAAGCAAGGCCATCACCAGCGCCGTCTGATAGGCGGTGACGACGCGCACCGACACGGCCGGCGTCACCTGCAGCGACTGCGCGATCGTCGGCAGCGCCACGTTGGCGACGGCCGCGTCCAGCACCACCATCACCATGGCGGCCAGCACGGAGGCAATCGCGGCCGTGCGCCAGATGCCTCGCGGCGCGGCATCCGCTTCGGCCTGGGCTGCGAGCGCGGTCATGCCGCCCCCACGGTCCAGACACCGTCTCGCTCGACGTAGCGGGTCACCCGACCCTCTTGTTGGTCCTCTTTGCGCAAGTCGCGCTCGGTGAAGCGATACAGCAGCGCCGGCCCCGTCATGCACCGCGTGTCGTGGATGTCGCCGGGCAGGAAGACCTTGACCTCGCCGGGGCGCACCCGGGTGGCATCGCGCTTCACCAGCCGAGGCCGACCGTCCGGATCCTCGACCCGGGCGTAGGTGCCCATCTCTATCTCTCCTCGTTGGATTGCGTAGATCACCCAGCCCCGCCCGTGGTCATGCGGCGGCCGGTAGAGGCCGGCCTGCTCGGCATGCGCCAGGAGCACGAACCCGTGCACGGGGTCCCGATACAGCTCCCGGCTGGCGGGGGCGTCTTCGTGCAGCGACGCCAGCCACGCTTCCGAGGCGGGAGCCCGCAGCAGCTCTTCCAGAAGCCGGCGGCAGTCCGACACCACCTCGGTGGAAAGCGGCCCCCAGGCCGCCTTCACGCCGTCAACAAACGCTTCGAGAGAATGGTTCGCCATCGTGCCTTCCTCCGGTTCGGGACCGCTCGTCCCAGGTTTCGAACCGAAGGTAGCCAGCGGCGTGACATGGCGGAACGCGCACGAATCGCACTGTATTCGTGCGCCTGACGCCACATCCGGATCCGACCGCGCTACGGTCGAATCATGTCGATGCCGGACCTCAATCTGTTGTTCACCCTCGATGTGCTGTTGGCCGAGGGCAGCGTCGCGCGGGCGGCCCGACGGCTGCGACTCAGCCCCTCGGCCATGAGCCGAGCCCTGGCGCGACTGCGTGAGACGACGGGCGACCCGCTGCTGGTCCGAGCCGGACGCGGCCTCGTGCCCACGCCCCGAGCGCTGGAGCTACGCGAGCGCGTCCACCATCTCGTGCAGGACGCCGAGGCAGTCCTGCGCCCTGTCGACAAGCTCGACCTCGACACGCTGGTCCGGACCTTCACGCTGCGCACCAGCGAGGGCTTCGTGGAGAGCTTCGGGGCCAGGCTCGTCGCCCGAGTCGCCCGGGACGCGCCCGGCGTGCGCCTGCGCTTCGTGCAGAAGACAGACAAGGAGAGCACGTCGCTCCGCGAAGGGACCATCGACCTGGAAACCGGCGTGGTGGGCAAGGCGACGGGCCCAGAGGTGCGAACCCAGGCGCTGTTTCGCGACCGCTTCGTCGGGGTCGTGCGACCGCGCCACCCGTTGACGCGGGGAAAGCTGACCCCCGCGCGCTACGCCGCCGGGCGGCACGTCCTTGTCTCGCGGCAAGGGCTCGACCACGGCCCCATCGACGAGGCCCTGAAGTCACTGGGGCTGGGTCGGACCATCACCGTCATCGTCGGTGGATTCTCCGCCGCCGTGGCACTGGCGCGCGACTCCGACCTGATCGCCAGCGTGCCCGAGCGGCATACCGAAGGCGTGCGCTCGGGCCTGCGCACCTTCACCCTGCCCTTCCCCGCCCCAGAGGTCACGGTGTCGCTGCTCTGGCATCCCAGACAGGAGGGCGACCCCGCCCATCGATGGATCCGCCGCTGCGTGCGGGAGGCATGCGGGCGCCGCTCGTCCCGAGATGACGGCGGCGAGCAAACCTAGACACAGGTGGAGAAGCGCGCCGCCATTTTCCGGGCGAGGAGACTACAGCCGGAACAGGAGGCGCACCCCGGGCTGAATCCAGACGTGGACCTCCCTGGAGTTGTTCGGAATGTCGACCGTCTCTGTCTCGGAGGAACCCGGGATGGACAGGTCCTCATTCGTCGCATGCGCCGTCGAGTACTGCGCCACCGTCGTCGTGACGTAGGGCCCCACGAAGACGGAGGGGCTGAGCGGAATGTCCAAGCCCGCGTTCACATGCCCCAACTCCAATCCCCCCAGCGACGCCGAGAGGCGAAATGTATCGGTCTTGACCGTCCGATGGAGCAGCTCATAACCCGCGCCCACGCCCACCCAAGGCCGCATGAATGCCCCGGGCGTGAAGTGATAATTCAGATCCACGCCGAGGCGCAGCACACCGCCGGTGCACTTCCCCTCGAACTGGCACCTCCCGCCTGATGCCACGCCGTACTGAAAGTACCCTCCCAGCGACAGATGCTCGTTGAAGAAGTAGGACACATCCAGCTGCGGTGACAGCGTATTCCCAAAGGCAGACTGCTCGACATCATCGAAGGCCTTCCCTCCGGGAACGCCATATGCCCCTCGCAAGCCAATCGCGAGACCTGAGCTTCGGGCCAGGTCCTCGGCGGCCGCGGGCAGCGCCATCAACGAAGCCAATACAATCAGGGATGAAAACGAGGCTCGAGCAGTCATGTCGCTCACAGGGGATGGGCCGTCCTTGTGACGGCAGGTCCGTGGTGCGCGCGGCCCCACTGCAAGCGCTTGGCCAGCCTCCCCAGCCTGTTCGAGACATCTTCAGCTCCGGGAGGTCTTCCCTCGGAGCCCCGGGGGCACGTGCCCCCCTCGGCGGTTCGCGCATCCCCTTCTCGAACGGGTCTTCAGCGCCAACATCTCCGAGAATCACGACACTCATGTCATGAGCGAGGACCCTGGATACTGCCCATGCATTTCAGAATCCCTCCGCCATGACTTTCATGTCACGCACGGACTGCCCGCGGCGAGCTGGGTGACAACGGTCCTGAGTCACCCCAGCCTCGGGG
It encodes:
- a CDS encoding fumarylacetoacetate hydrolase family protein — translated: MIRARPVTPALMRALAAERTPGRTEPLRLSPGRVHALGLTYAAHLRETGGESGGPAVFAKAATSLLREGSEVAAPSRDALVEAVSRLDDTLAARLASRFPMLPPLLDYEVELGLLLLEDVRAESLAREDFAPPVGYFVANDVTARTVQVLGEGRADRMAFWGAAKSFPGFLVPGPTLWMPEVPQVDACLDVTLTLTVNGELRQRGRTLDLIATPRELLALAARAAPNGLLARGDVVLTGTPSGVAFTVPAWKRRLASLLPGPLARLSAALRAHAENPRMLRPGDVVEMKAGVLGHHRFTVTQSVVASASRSLG
- a CDS encoding DUF2378 family protein, with product MAERLVFPPIVEGLFVRGLNGRVPFALKEQLRKEGLDLDRPLLPAYPLETWIRCVALTAKALHPGESDAVAWRLLGERMIDGYRDTMVGRALLGVLKLLGTRRVLGRAQHSFRTGNNYTEVKLTERGSNTVDLWLNEPGMLRYFKQGVMLATARAAGGPATQVEVLVFDEETVTYRITWGGDDF
- a CDS encoding SDR family NAD(P)-dependent oxidoreductase, producing the protein MKQRVIVITGASAGIGAELARRCGEQGAKVVLAARRLAELEAVAARSGPEALAVVTDVTRRGEVERLRERALERFGRIDVWVNNAGRGISRSVAELTDEDLDSMWRDNVHSALYGMQAVLPHFQARGTGQIVNVSSELGRLPVVPPRSAYSAAKHALNALSACLRLELAHTHPGIMVSVVMPGIVATEFGLNARGGGPDSRALPGAQSVEDATGAILDVIAHPRPEAYTRSGTQAEVERYYRDVAAFEAQALARRP
- a CDS encoding MFS transporter — its product is MTALAAQAEADAAPRGIWRTAAIASVLAAMVMVVLDAAVANVALPTIAQSLQVTPAVSVRVVTAYQTALVMALLPCAALGESLGYRRVFAGGVTLFTAASAMCALSPSLEWLLAARFLQGLGGAAVMSLGVALLRFTVSHEQLGAAIGWNALTVALSSAAGPTVGAALLSVGSWPWLFAVNVPLGVAVVALAGRALPKVAGTGRPLDLLSVALNAGAFAALVVGAELAPEQPSLASVLLVSAVLGLVALVRREAPRSAPLIPLDLLRATSFRLSVIASVCCFAGQAAGMVALPFYLQHALGRGALATGLYITPWPLTVAVVAPIAGRLAHRVPTGWLCAAGGACLSTGLAAAALWPLRDDARPLVPIVMLCGLGFGLFQTPNNRNMFLAAPRERSGAAGGMQGTARLVGQTLGAVVMTLLFALAPVDMAPRMGLGFGAVLALAAALVSAGRGGWAA
- a CDS encoding LysR family transcriptional regulator, translated to MSMPDLNLLFTLDVLLAEGSVARAARRLRLSPSAMSRALARLRETTGDPLLVRAGRGLVPTPRALELRERVHHLVQDAEAVLRPVDKLDLDTLVRTFTLRTSEGFVESFGARLVARVARDAPGVRLRFVQKTDKESTSLREGTIDLETGVVGKATGPEVRTQALFRDRFVGVVRPRHPLTRGKLTPARYAAGRHVLVSRQGLDHGPIDEALKSLGLGRTITVIVGGFSAAVALARDSDLIASVPERHTEGVRSGLRTFTLPFPAPEVTVSLLWHPRQEGDPAHRWIRRCVREACGRRSSRDDGGEQT
- a CDS encoding autotransporter domain-containing protein, which codes for MTARASFSSLIVLASLMALPAAAEDLARSSGLAIGLRGAYGVPGGKAFDDVEQSAFGNTLSPQLDVSYFFNEHLSLGGYFQYGVASGGRCQFEGKCTGGVLRLGVDLNYHFTPGAFMRPWVGVGAGYELLHRTVKTDTFRLSASLGGLELGHVNAGLDIPLSPSVFVGPYVTTTVAQYSTAHATNEDLSIPGSSETETVDIPNNSREVHVWIQPGVRLLFRL